From the endosymbiont of Bathymodiolus septemdierum str. Myojin knoll genome, one window contains:
- the argS gene encoding arginine--tRNA ligase: MKEKLQELLKQALAILVQDGGLAYVPEDIRIDHSKDKTQGDFATNIAMVLSKQAKCAPKVLAERIVASFPESDVVEKVEIAGPGFINFFMSQGANASVVGQIIEQGEAYGLSDLGAGQRILLEFVSANPTGPLHVGHGRGAAYGATVSNLLKAVGFEVDNEYYVNDAGRQMDILATSVYLRYIKTNKFPDNGYKGDYIFDIAKQISAVEKYDIFTDVCKDERDGGDKEKHIDGLIANCKKALGSDYKKIFDLSITEILGDIKVDLGEFGVAYQQWFSEQSLVDSGLSKTTVETLQASGHIYEKDGALWFKTTDFGDDLDRVVVRDNGLHTYFASDIAYHREKFERGYDKVINIWGADHHGYIARVKAAIKALGFDEGKLEILLVQFANLYRHGEKVAMSTRSGSFVTLKELREEVGNDAARFFYILRKSEQHMDFDLDLAKSKTNENPVFYIQYAHARICSVLAKAQGNGTADLSLLNDEYEQALIKQLGRYAEIVKNAAINYEPHILAYYLRDLASDFHSYYNNCEFLIEDKTLQASRLELAKATKQVIQNGLQLLGVSAPEKM; the protein is encoded by the coding sequence ATGAAAGAAAAATTACAAGAATTATTGAAGCAGGCGTTAGCGATACTGGTGCAGGACGGGGGGTTGGCGTATGTGCCAGAAGATATTCGCATTGACCATTCTAAGGATAAGACACAGGGAGATTTTGCGACCAATATTGCGATGGTGCTGTCAAAGCAGGCGAAGTGTGCGCCGAAGGTTTTGGCAGAGCGGATTGTGGCGAGTTTTCCTGAATCAGATGTGGTGGAAAAAGTTGAAATTGCGGGACCAGGATTTATTAATTTCTTTATGTCACAGGGGGCAAACGCCTCTGTGGTGGGGCAGATTATTGAACAAGGTGAGGCGTATGGGTTGTCAGATTTGGGTGCGGGACAGCGGATTTTGTTGGAGTTTGTTTCGGCAAATCCGACCGGGCCTTTGCATGTGGGACATGGACGAGGGGCAGCGTACGGAGCGACGGTTTCCAATCTTTTAAAGGCGGTCGGGTTTGAAGTCGATAATGAATATTATGTGAATGATGCAGGTCGGCAGATGGATATTTTGGCGACTTCGGTGTATTTACGCTATATAAAAACTAATAAATTTCCTGATAACGGTTATAAAGGCGATTATATTTTTGATATTGCCAAACAAATTAGCGCTGTGGAAAAATATGATATTTTTACCGATGTGTGTAAAGACGAACGAGACGGTGGCGATAAAGAAAAGCATATTGATGGGCTGATTGCAAATTGTAAGAAGGCACTAGGGAGTGATTATAAAAAGATATTTGATTTGTCCATTACTGAGATTTTGGGTGATATTAAAGTTGATTTGGGCGAGTTTGGGGTTGCATATCAGCAGTGGTTTAGTGAACAATCCTTAGTGGATAGCGGGCTATCAAAGACAACGGTGGAGACTCTGCAGGCATCAGGACATATATACGAAAAGGATGGGGCACTTTGGTTTAAAACCACCGATTTTGGCGATGATTTAGACCGTGTGGTGGTGCGTGATAATGGGTTGCATACTTATTTTGCCTCAGATATTGCCTATCATCGGGAGAAGTTTGAACGAGGCTATGACAAGGTAATCAATATTTGGGGAGCAGACCATCATGGCTATATTGCCCGTGTAAAGGCAGCGATTAAGGCGCTAGGATTTGATGAGGGTAAATTAGAAATTTTGTTGGTGCAATTTGCAAATTTGTATCGCCATGGCGAGAAAGTGGCAATGTCCACGCGCTCGGGCTCGTTTGTGACTTTAAAAGAATTGCGTGAAGAAGTGGGGAATGATGCGGCGCGCTTTTTCTATATCTTGCGTAAGTCAGAACAGCATATGGATTTTGATTTGGATTTGGCAAAGTCAAAAACCAATGAAAATCCGGTGTTTTATATTCAATATGCCCACGCGAGGATTTGCTCAGTATTAGCCAAGGCACAGGGCAATGGGACGGCAGATTTATCGTTGTTAAATGATGAATATGAGCAGGCATTGATTAAGCAATTAGGGCGTTATGCAGAGATTGTAAAAAATGCTGCCATCAATTATGAGCCGCATATCTTGGCGTATTATTTGCGTGATTTGGCGAGTGATTTTCACAGTTATTACAATAATTGTGAGTTCTTGATTGAAGATAAAACATTGCAAGCCAGTCGTTTAGAATTGGCGAAAGCAACTAAGCAAGTGATTCAAAATGGTTTGCAATTATTAGGCGTATCTGCCCCTGAAAAAATGTAA